The genomic DNA GAACGCCATCTTGTTGAACGTCTTCGTCAGCCCGTCCATTTGCGACTTGCGCGTGAGCAGCTCTTCGGTTTCGCGCTGTTTCGTGATGTCGACGATCTTTCCCACGGCCATGTACGGCTGGGAACCTTCGTACAGATACCGGCACGTGAACGAGAACCAACGATATTCGCCCGACAACACGCGTGCGCGACAGGTGATGGTGCGCAGCTCGTTCGGCGGCGCAGGGTTTTCGAACGCCATCCGGACACGCTTGTAATCATCTTCCAGGAAATCGATGAGAGGAATGCCTTTGGCCAGGTAGCCTTCGGCTGAAAGGGAGCTGAGGGAGAACATCCCGCGCGCATTCGGCGTCAGCTCAAGCGTGTCGCGCGGATAAGAATACTCGAACAGCACCGTGTCGGAAAATTCAGCGAGGACCTCGTAACGCTCCGCACTGCGACGCGCCCTTTTGCGGATGCGGCCAACCACCAGCGCCACGGCAAGGCATGCCGCCGCGCTGATGACGATAAGCAGCGCAGCCGTGTACACCGTCAAACGCAGAATGCTCTCCGAATGCTCGACCAACGAACTTTCCTGCGTGAAGTTCACGATAGTCCAATCGTTCACATCGAGGCGAATAGACGTGAGAAAGGTCATGTAGCCGTTCTGCTTGCCCAACATGACCGTTGCCACATCTCGCTCGTTCTCGATGCTGGCACGTACATCGGCGATCTGATCGGAAGACACGCCCCTTCCCTCAAGCACCTGGTACAGGGTGGATCCCTCATAACCTTCGAATTCCTTCGACACGGGAACGACGGTTCCGTCCTCTTTGATCAGCAGCGTGCCGAGCAGCGTAACCTGCGAGCTCGCCTGGCTCGTATCCAGAAGCTTCTCCGCTTTCACGATGCTGCGCAGCACGCCGACCACGCGCCCGTCGCGATTGACGGGCTTGGCTATGCTGAAGTAGTAGCCGTTCAGGCGGTTCGACTTGCGCACGTCGGACACCACCGTCTCGCCTGCGTACAGATGCCGAAGCGTTTCCTCGTCTCGCTCGTTGCGATTGCTCGCAACGCCCTGCTCCAGCTCCTCGATTGGAGTATAGGTAACCTGGAACGACCCCTGCTGGTTCCATTCCTCCAGATACGCAGCGAACGTCGAGCCGGAAGGATCGATGTCCGGGGACTCGGCCAACACGCACATGGTGGAGATGACGGAGCTCACCTCGCTGATGAACGACTCGACTTCCACCTTTTGCGCAGCCGTGTAGTCGTCCATGCTGACGCTGGCTAAATCGTAGAATTCGTCGCTGAGCTCGTTGGAGTAGACGCGGAAGATCGCGAACATCACGAGGCAAACCGCGATGATGGAGACGATCACCCCTATCACGGTGCGCAAAGAGCTGGCAGGGCCGACGCCCTTGTTCTCTTTCGCATGTTCGTGATTGTGTACGTCGCTCATGTCTTTGCGAGCCCCATCCGTCTTTGCAACCGGTGATCACCAGTATCCCGCAGAGGGTACGAAAACTCAACAGGAGAGCCGAAGCTCAACCTACCGGTTGAGGAGCCGATTAAAAAGCGGCATCGATCGAAGCCGATGCCGCTTGCGCAGTTCGAGAATCCCAACGAGACGCCGGCTAAGCAGCGGATGCCGTCCCGTCGTAGGCGCCCGGATCGGTATAGCCGGGGTCGTATCCGCCTGCACCGTCGGTACCGCCCGCACCGCCAGCAATAGTTCCATTGTCGTACCCGCCGGTTCCACCCGCTCCGCCGGTGTTGTCAACGTAACCGTTGTCAACGTAACCGTTATCAACATAGCCGCCGTTGTTAGCCCCTCCGGTTCCCGATGCATCGGTGTAGCCCGGATCGTAATAATTGGTGTTTCCTGCGCCGT from Eggerthella lenta DSM 2243 includes the following:
- a CDS encoding GGDEF domain-containing protein; this translates as MSDVHNHEHAKENKGVGPASSLRTVIGVIVSIIAVCLVMFAIFRVYSNELSDEFYDLASVSMDDYTAAQKVEVESFISEVSSVISTMCVLAESPDIDPSGSTFAAYLEEWNQQGSFQVTYTPIEELEQGVASNRNERDEETLRHLYAGETVVSDVRKSNRLNGYYFSIAKPVNRDGRVVGVLRSIVKAEKLLDTSQASSQVTLLGTLLIKEDGTVVPVSKEFEGYEGSTLYQVLEGRGVSSDQIADVRASIENERDVATVMLGKQNGYMTFLTSIRLDVNDWTIVNFTQESSLVEHSESILRLTVYTAALLIVISAAACLAVALVVGRIRKRARRSAERYEVLAEFSDTVLFEYSYPRDTLELTPNARGMFSLSSLSAEGYLAKGIPLIDFLEDDYKRVRMAFENPAPPNELRTITCRARVLSGEYRWFSFTCRYLYEGSQPYMAVGKIVDITKQRETEELLTRKSQMDGLTKTFNKMAFQEKMAALLPETGRGLLFVIDMDRFKQVNDEYGHSMGDRVLEEVARSLLDVFRHRDPVGRVGGDEFVAFLVGANDDAVIEAKREALSSLIAEASRSLGVPIALSVGVARYPQDGATYQELFDAADRAMYDEKNEGRVEDSV